The following proteins are encoded in a genomic region of Acipenser ruthenus chromosome 4, fAciRut3.2 maternal haplotype, whole genome shotgun sequence:
- the LOC131736873 gene encoding uncharacterized protein LOC131736873 isoform X2, translating into MRDAMTRAEETPALKRKKFQNSRYADESSSDTKDTQVCQNSKTKASAKQQRSTEILNQLTKKPQTNKEDGEVQQLKTKIQELEQENKKLKEMVVGAIPVILDKIEELGKRDNSGPTDHSIDSEANCLCGSPRYAASSAGSTVSISSIPQSQGNGRQLDKVEIHPGSGVYIDQLAWTITNKATSYTSFLQL; encoded by the exons ATGCGTGATGCAATGACAAGAGCAGAAGAGACTCcagctttgaaaagaaagaaatttcAAAATAGCAGATATGCTGATGAATCCAGCAGTGACACCAAAGACACTCAAGTGTGCCAG aacTCAAAGACTAAAGCATCTGCAAAGCAACAAAGGTCTACTGAAATTCTGAATCAACTGACTAAGAAACCGCAAACTAATAAAGAGGATGGAGAGGTACAACAACTTAAAACTAAAATTCAAGAACTAGAACAGGAGAATAAGAAGCTCAAGGAAATGGTAGTTGGAG CTATCCCTGTGATATTGGACAAAATTGAGGAGCTAGGAAAGAGGGACAACTCTGGTCCTACTGaccactctattgacagtgaggCAAATTGTCTTTGTGGAAGTCCACGGTATGCTGCGTCGTCTGCAGGATCAACTGTGTCCATATCCTCAATTCCTCAATCACAAGGAAATGGAAGACAACTTGACAAG GTGGAAATTCATCCAGGAAGTGGAGTGTATATAGACCAGCTGGCTTGGACAATAACAAATAAGGCTACTTCCTACACTTCATTT